One segment of Longimicrobium sp. DNA contains the following:
- a CDS encoding VWA domain-containing protein — protein sequence MSMLSRLDEAVEFAENPEPRCPCVLLLDTSGSMAGEPLEAMLDGLETFRFDLAIDPLAARRVEVAVVTFDNAVRVVQDFAPPDQWEVPALRAEGQTRMAAAIGRALQLVEERKAAYRAYDIGYYRPWIFMVTDGEPQGEPSEAVAAAAKELREAEAAKRVAFFAVGVEGANLQRLAKISVRAPLRLKGLNFREMFVWLSRSMQGIAHSRPGDEIALPPPSGWAQL from the coding sequence ATGTCGATGCTGTCGCGGCTGGACGAAGCCGTGGAATTCGCCGAGAACCCCGAGCCGCGCTGCCCGTGCGTCCTCCTGCTGGACACCAGTGGCTCCATGGCCGGGGAGCCGCTGGAGGCGATGCTGGACGGGCTGGAGACCTTTCGCTTCGACCTGGCCATCGATCCGCTGGCCGCACGGCGGGTGGAGGTGGCGGTGGTGACGTTCGACAACGCCGTGCGCGTGGTGCAGGACTTCGCGCCGCCCGACCAGTGGGAGGTCCCCGCCCTGCGCGCCGAGGGGCAGACGCGCATGGCCGCCGCCATCGGCCGCGCGCTCCAGCTCGTGGAGGAGCGGAAGGCCGCGTACCGCGCGTACGACATCGGCTACTACCGGCCCTGGATCTTCATGGTGACCGATGGCGAGCCGCAGGGGGAGCCGTCCGAGGCCGTGGCCGCGGCGGCGAAGGAGCTGCGCGAGGCGGAGGCGGCGAAGCGCGTGGCCTTTTTCGCCGTGGGGGTGGAGGGCGCGAACCTGCAGCGGCTGGCGAAGATCTCGGTGCGCGCGCCGCTACGGCTGAAGGGGCTCAACTTCCGCGAGATGTTCGTGTGGCTGTCGCGGAGCATGCAGGGGATCGCGCACTCGCGCCCCGGCGACGAGATCGCGCTTCCGCCGCCCAGCGGCTGGGCGCAGCTGTGA
- a CDS encoding ligase-associated DNA damage response DEXH box helicase, which produces MAARDAALGRVEAWFVSRGWTPFGFQREVWDAYRNGESGLVHAATGTGKTYAAWMGPLLEWMEEQPTGGKAPGLRVLWITPLRALAADTEVALGNALEALGIGWTLESRTGDTSQATRARQRRRLPSALLTTPESLSLFLTRPDAPELFRDLRAVVVDEWHELMGSKRGVQTELALARLRGWRPGLRTWALSATIGNLGEALDTLLGATGPGRIVRGEEPKPVRIDALIPGTIERFPWAGHLGTQMLPQVVAAVEEGQTAIVFTNTRSQTEIWFQAILAARPEWAGVIALHHGSLDRSTRDFVEEGLRTGRLRCVVATSSLDLGVDFSPVDRVLQVGSPKGVARLLQRAGRSGHRPGVESRVTCVPTNALELVEVAAARDAVTAGSIESRLPVERPLDVLAQHVVTVALGGGFRPDDLREEVRSTRAYAGLLDDEWEWTLDFVSRGGEALRAYPEYSRVVPGEDGWWRVEDGGVARRHRQAVGTIVSDASVSVKYLKGARLGSVEESFIARLRPGDRFIFSGKPVEFVRVRDMTAWVRKAGSIKGFIPRWMGARMPLSTELAAALRRRLEEAREGIFRDPEMEAVKPILDIQARWSRIPAADELLVERVKTREGFHLFFFPFEGRLVHEGLAALLAYRISRMRPISFTLAANDYGVELLSADEAPLEEALAAGLLSPRDLVDDIPASLNATEMAKRQFREIARVAGLVFPGLPHAGKTARQLQASSGLFFDVFQRFDPQNLLLSQAHREVLERQLESSRLGRTLERLAASRVVVTSPERTPPLAFPLLVDRARNRVSSESLGDRVRKMQVRLERAAG; this is translated from the coding sequence TTGTGTCGCGCGGGTGGACGCCGTTCGGGTTCCAGCGCGAGGTTTGGGATGCGTACCGCAACGGCGAGAGCGGGCTGGTGCACGCCGCCACCGGCACGGGAAAGACGTACGCCGCGTGGATGGGGCCGCTGCTGGAGTGGATGGAGGAGCAACCGACCGGCGGCAAGGCGCCGGGGCTGCGCGTGCTGTGGATCACCCCGCTGCGCGCCCTGGCCGCGGACACCGAGGTCGCGCTCGGCAACGCGCTGGAGGCGCTCGGGATCGGCTGGACGCTGGAGTCCAGGACGGGCGACACCTCGCAGGCGACGAGGGCGAGGCAGCGGCGGCGGCTTCCGAGCGCACTGCTCACGACACCGGAGTCGCTGTCGCTCTTCCTGACGCGGCCGGATGCGCCGGAGCTCTTTCGCGACCTGCGTGCGGTGGTGGTGGACGAGTGGCACGAGCTGATGGGGAGCAAGCGCGGCGTGCAGACGGAGCTGGCGCTGGCGAGGCTGCGCGGCTGGCGGCCGGGGCTGCGCACCTGGGCGCTCTCCGCCACCATCGGCAACCTGGGTGAGGCGCTGGACACGCTGCTGGGCGCGACCGGTCCGGGGCGCATCGTACGCGGCGAGGAGCCGAAGCCGGTGCGGATCGACGCGCTGATCCCCGGCACCATCGAGCGCTTCCCCTGGGCCGGGCACCTGGGGACGCAGATGCTGCCGCAGGTGGTCGCGGCCGTGGAGGAGGGGCAGACCGCCATCGTCTTCACCAACACGCGCTCGCAGACGGAGATCTGGTTCCAGGCGATCCTGGCCGCGCGGCCGGAGTGGGCGGGGGTGATCGCGTTGCATCACGGCTCGCTCGATCGTTCCACACGCGACTTCGTGGAAGAGGGGCTGCGCACCGGCCGCCTGCGCTGCGTGGTGGCCACCTCGTCGCTGGACCTGGGCGTCGACTTCTCGCCCGTGGACCGCGTGCTCCAGGTGGGGAGCCCAAAAGGGGTGGCACGCCTCCTCCAGCGGGCGGGCCGCAGCGGCCACCGTCCGGGCGTGGAGAGCCGCGTCACCTGCGTCCCCACCAACGCGTTGGAGCTGGTGGAGGTGGCCGCCGCGCGCGACGCGGTGACGGCGGGCTCCATCGAGAGCCGCCTTCCCGTGGAGCGCCCGCTGGACGTACTGGCGCAGCACGTGGTGACGGTTGCGCTGGGCGGCGGCTTCCGGCCCGACGACCTGCGCGAGGAGGTGCGCTCTACCCGCGCCTACGCCGGGCTTCTGGATGACGAGTGGGAGTGGACGCTGGACTTCGTGTCGCGGGGGGGCGAGGCGCTGCGCGCGTACCCCGAGTACTCCCGCGTCGTCCCGGGCGAGGACGGCTGGTGGCGCGTTGAGGACGGCGGCGTGGCGCGGCGGCACCGTCAGGCGGTGGGCACCATCGTGAGCGACGCGTCCGTCAGCGTGAAGTACCTCAAGGGCGCGCGGCTGGGATCGGTGGAGGAGTCGTTCATCGCGCGCCTGCGCCCCGGCGACCGCTTCATCTTCAGCGGCAAGCCGGTGGAGTTCGTGCGCGTGCGCGACATGACGGCTTGGGTGCGCAAAGCGGGGAGCATCAAGGGCTTCATCCCCCGCTGGATGGGTGCGCGCATGCCGCTCTCTACCGAGCTGGCGGCGGCGCTGCGGCGGCGGCTGGAGGAGGCGCGCGAGGGGATCTTTCGCGATCCCGAGATGGAGGCGGTGAAGCCCATCCTCGACATCCAGGCGCGCTGGAGCCGCATCCCCGCCGCGGACGAGCTGCTGGTGGAGCGGGTGAAGACGCGCGAGGGGTTCCACCTCTTCTTCTTCCCCTTCGAGGGCCGGCTGGTGCACGAGGGGTTGGCCGCGCTCCTGGCGTACCGCATCTCGCGGATGCGCCCCATCTCGTTCACGCTGGCGGCCAACGACTACGGCGTGGAGCTCCTCTCGGCCGACGAGGCGCCGCTCGAAGAGGCTCTGGCGGCCGGCCTGCTGAGCCCGCGCGACCTGGTGGACGACATCCCCGCGTCACTGAACGCCACCGAGATGGCGAAGCGGCAGTTCCGCGAGATCGCGCGGGTGGCGGGGCTCGTCTTTCCCGGCCTGCCGCACGCGGGAAAGACGGCGCGGCAGCTCCAGGCGTCGAGCGGCCTCTTCTTCGACGTCTTCCAGCGGTTCGACCCGCAGAACCTGCTGCTGAGCCAGGCGCATCGCGAGGTCCTGGAGCGCCAGCTGGAGAGCAGCCGCCTGGGCCGCACCCTGGAGCGCCTCGCCGCCAGCCGCGTGGTCGTCACGAGCCCGGAGCGCACGCCGCCACTCGCCTTTCCGCTGCTGGTGGACCGCGCGCGCAACCGAGTGTCGAGCGAGTCGCTGGGGGACCGGGTGAGGAAGATGCAGGTGCGGCTGGAGAGGGCGGCGGGGTAG
- a CDS encoding PP2C family serine/threonine-protein phosphatase: MTWRVLGASVRGTRHVREGTPCQDAHAWRVLPCGTVALAVADGAGSATHAAAGAAAAARAAIEALGDGGDAGPSLDRALIAALAAVEEEAARRNAAPRELATTLILALAGDDGVSAAQVGDGALVVEGADGMHSVTVPMGGEFVNETVFLTSPGALDAVQRSSWSGTPLHLAAFSDGLQGLALRRPDNAPHAPFFAPLFRFAGDTDDAQAGEAELAAFLAGPRVTARADDDLTLVIAARTGSAKS; this comes from the coding sequence GTGACCTGGCGCGTGCTGGGCGCTTCCGTCCGCGGCACCCGGCACGTGCGTGAGGGTACGCCGTGCCAAGATGCGCATGCCTGGCGCGTTCTACCCTGCGGCACGGTCGCGCTGGCGGTGGCGGATGGCGCCGGTTCCGCCACGCACGCCGCCGCGGGAGCCGCCGCCGCCGCGCGCGCCGCCATCGAAGCGCTCGGCGATGGCGGCGATGCGGGCCCGTCGCTGGACCGCGCACTGATCGCCGCGCTGGCCGCCGTCGAGGAGGAAGCCGCCCGCCGCAACGCCGCCCCTCGCGAGTTGGCGACTACGCTGATCCTCGCGCTGGCGGGCGACGACGGCGTGTCCGCGGCGCAGGTGGGCGATGGCGCGCTCGTGGTGGAGGGGGCCGATGGAATGCACTCGGTCACGGTGCCGATGGGAGGCGAGTTCGTGAACGAGACGGTCTTCCTCACCTCGCCGGGCGCGCTGGACGCGGTGCAGCGGAGCAGCTGGAGCGGCACCCCGCTGCACCTGGCCGCGTTCAGCGACGGGCTGCAGGGCCTCGCGCTCCGCCGTCCGGACAATGCGCCGCACGCGCCCTTTTTCGCCCCGCTCTTCCGCTTCGCCGGCGACACCGACGATGCGCAGGCGGGCGAAGCCGAGCTGGCCGCCTTCCTCGCCGGCCCGCGCGTCACCGCCCGCGCGGACGACGACCTGACGCTGGTGATCGCGGCAAGAACTGGAAGTGCCAAGTCCTAA
- a CDS encoding TonB family protein → MLRARGVTLRLDPSLLLGAGGEARVFALPGDAERVVKLFRQPTPERARKIARMIAAPPLLGPDPEGAVRLAWPQEGVVDEEGRPVGFLMPRAEGPRVFEFYNPVTRRTRAPLFHYGLLHRAGSNLAAAFAALHERGYVVGDVNESNILVAPDGAITLVDTDGFQVPDPAAGAVYRSRVGRPEFTAPELQGVPFGAVDRTPEHDRFGLAVLLFLLLMEGTHPFAVRTVGGAEPEPLEERLRAGMFPYASDRPGRTATPPRLALPFEVLHPGVRELFVRCFVDGHQDPAVRPSAESWRAALREAEGELRRCDLNPQHRFGAHLGICPWCERARLLRGRDPFPATAEAASRVGTRMRRPAPPPIPAPAPAPRPRRPAPPAAPLAARAMAAVQSSLADPAVWIFPLLLLAMMPLGLGQLFAGILALVAALAALQPRSNPRNWSQLAAVMLLLTVAAGLTADAVSGGPGPAPYHEDEDVMPPLPPRFPPPVSDGQTYDISDVDEPPQLSNHAVVQRALERTYPPLLRDAGVGGSVSLRFTIMEDGSVDPASVEVLESDNPQFSQAAIEVAERMRFTTGMVNDRPVRTTVQLPITYQVQTY, encoded by the coding sequence TTGCTTCGCGCTCGCGGCGTCACGCTGCGGCTGGATCCGTCGCTGCTGCTCGGCGCCGGCGGGGAGGCGCGCGTCTTTGCGCTGCCGGGCGATGCGGAGCGGGTGGTCAAGCTCTTCCGCCAGCCCACGCCCGAGCGCGCCCGCAAGATCGCGCGCATGATCGCGGCGCCGCCGCTGCTCGGGCCCGACCCTGAGGGCGCGGTTCGGCTCGCGTGGCCGCAGGAGGGGGTCGTCGACGAGGAGGGGCGGCCCGTCGGGTTCCTGATGCCACGGGCGGAGGGGCCGCGCGTCTTCGAGTTCTACAACCCGGTGACGCGCCGCACCCGGGCGCCGCTCTTCCACTACGGGCTGCTGCATCGGGCGGGGTCCAACCTCGCCGCCGCCTTCGCCGCGCTGCATGAGCGCGGCTACGTGGTGGGCGACGTCAACGAGTCCAACATCCTGGTGGCCCCCGACGGCGCGATCACGCTGGTGGACACGGACGGCTTCCAGGTCCCCGACCCCGCCGCCGGCGCCGTCTACCGCTCGCGCGTGGGGCGGCCGGAGTTCACCGCGCCCGAGCTCCAGGGCGTCCCCTTTGGCGCGGTGGACCGCACGCCGGAGCACGACCGCTTCGGCCTTGCCGTCCTCCTCTTCCTCCTGCTGATGGAGGGGACGCACCCCTTCGCCGTGCGCACGGTGGGCGGCGCGGAGCCGGAGCCGCTGGAGGAGCGGCTGCGCGCGGGGATGTTCCCGTACGCCAGCGACCGCCCCGGGCGCACGGCCACGCCGCCGCGGCTGGCGCTCCCGTTCGAGGTACTGCATCCGGGCGTACGCGAGCTGTTCGTGCGCTGCTTCGTGGACGGCCACCAGGACCCCGCCGTCCGGCCGAGCGCGGAGAGCTGGCGCGCCGCGCTCAGGGAAGCCGAGGGCGAGCTGCGCCGCTGCGACCTGAACCCGCAGCACCGTTTCGGCGCGCACCTGGGGATCTGTCCGTGGTGCGAGCGCGCCCGCCTGCTGCGCGGCCGCGACCCCTTCCCAGCCACCGCTGAGGCCGCGAGCCGCGTGGGCACGCGCATGCGGCGCCCCGCGCCACCGCCCATTCCCGCACCGGCGCCCGCTCCGCGCCCGCGCAGGCCGGCACCCCCCGCGGCCCCGCTCGCGGCGCGCGCCATGGCGGCGGTGCAGAGCTCCCTCGCGGACCCGGCCGTCTGGATCTTTCCCCTCCTCCTGCTGGCGATGATGCCGCTGGGGCTGGGGCAGCTCTTCGCGGGCATCCTGGCGCTCGTCGCGGCGCTGGCGGCACTGCAGCCGCGCAGCAACCCGCGCAACTGGAGCCAGCTCGCCGCCGTCATGCTCCTCCTGACCGTCGCCGCCGGCCTGACGGCGGATGCGGTGAGCGGGGGCCCCGGTCCGGCTCCCTACCACGAAGACGAAGACGTCATGCCGCCCCTTCCGCCCCGCTTCCCTCCTCCGGTGAGCGACGGGCAGACGTATGACATCTCGGACGTCGACGAGCCGCCGCAGCTCAGCAACCACGCGGTGGTGCAGCGGGCCCTGGAGCGCACCTACCCGCCGCTCCTGCGCGACGCCGGCGTCGGCGGGTCCGTGAGCCTGCGCTTCACCATCATGGAGGACGGATCCGTGGACCCCGCGAGCGTGGAGGTGCTGGAGAGCGACAACCCGCAGTTCTCCCAGGCGGCCATAGAGGTGGCCGAGAGGATGCGCTTCACCACGGGGATGGTGAACGACCGCCCCGTCCGCACCACCGTGCAGCTCCCGATCACCTATCAAGTGCAGACGTACTGA